The Montipora capricornis isolate CH-2021 chromosome 3, ASM3666992v2, whole genome shotgun sequence genome window below encodes:
- the LOC138043245 gene encoding uncharacterized protein — MAAETKTRGRIWEHKETLLLLEKWGDENIQLQLKSCTRKKPIWLEIAAYLRAAGYEDRDDGSCKTRIHTLISAYRNYKDECSKTGNATPKKKPAFFDEVDEFLSDKPCTKPKVIIKSATIFIDGVDDEEITSAENVEPNVNNPGSSKEKSENLHKPLNYLTAVTGATEADETKKPAPRQSAVLKANKKRKTASDVFAKFDKVFESFVEYQQAADKSFLEAEAARERREEERAEKRRKEDQEFLLKMAQVLHKQNQVPAKQDFAGLDTISI; from the exons atggcggcagaaACCAAAACTCGCGGAAGAATCTGGGAGCACAAAGAAACCCTCCTGTTACTTGAAAAGTGGGGAGACGAGAATATCCAGCTCCAGCTAAAATCATGCACAAGAAAAAAGCCAATATGGCTAGAAATTGCGGCATATCTTCGAGCTGCAGGCTATGAAGACAGAGACGACGGCAGCTGCAAGACACGAATTCACACTCTGATAAGCGCCTATAGAAACTACAAAGACGAATGCAGCAAGACGGGAAATGCCACACCAAAGAAGAAGCCGGCTTTCTTCGACGAAGTGGACGAGTTTTTGTCGGACAAGCCATGTACCAAACCAAAGGTAATAATAAAGTCCGCAACAATTTTCATAGATGGGGTCGATGATGAAGAAATAACAAGCGCAGAAAACGTTGAGCCGAACGTAAACAACCCTGGCAGCAGcaaagaaaagtcagaaaacctTCACAAACCTCTGAATTATTTGACAGCGGTGACAG GTGCGACGGAAGCCGATGAAACAAAGAAGCCGGCACCCCGTCAGTCGGCCGTATTGAAGGCAAATAAAAAGAGGAAAACCGCTTCTGATGTATTTGCAAAGTTTGATAAAGTGTTTGAGTCCTTTGTGGAGTATCAGCAAGCGGCTGACAAGAGCTTCCTCGAAGCTGAAGCGGCAAGAGAAAGGCGAGAGGAGGAAAGAGCGGAGAAGCGAAGGAAGGAGGATCAAGAATTTCTCCTGAAAATGGCGCAGGTTCTTCACAAGCAGAACCAAGTACCTGC